ATACCTTTTTCATAATCTTTTTCTAAAGTCTGTAATGATTGTAAAGCATCTTCAGGTTTAAGAAAGAAATCAATTGAACGATCGTACTCTAAAAGTATCACAGTGTGAAGCCCTTTTAACAAGTTTTCATAAACTACCTCGTAAACTGTGGATATGGGTGTCCACCCTGACCTCATCAACGTTACCGACTTTCCAAAACTATAGATGTGAAGGCCCGTTTCGCCAGGCAAAGCACTAATAATGGATGAGCTATGAACAACTTGTGTTTTTATTCCAGATTTTTCAGCCCTTAACCTTAAGTCCATATGAGTTGTTGCTACCATGGGATCTCCTGGAACCATCAATACTACGTCCTTTTCCTTTGCCTGATTTATGATTTCATATCCATTCTCAATGAAATTTCTCTCAACAGTTACGATCTTTTTATTAATCATACTTTGGAGAGAATTAATTTCATCCAGTGCAATCGGGCTTGTGTAAACATCTAAGTAAACAGTATCGACATTTTTAGTAAGATCTAACCCCCTCATAGGGAGTCCGTTTACCCCATTTAAACCCAAACCTATGAAATAAATCATTTCAATTTCTCAACTATATGGCCCGTGATATACATGACTGATGTCTATCTGATTTAAATAATATCTATAAATAATATCTATCTGATTTAAATAAAAATCAAAGGGATAATTATAGAAGAATCCGCGAGAAAAATTCCGTTTTCAATAGTAATTTTAAATACGAGATTTTCTACTTTTTGAAATTAGGGCCTGTGGCTCAGCTAGGTAGAGAGATATCCTATAACAGCTGGCTCTTAAAGTGCCTTATTGGGGAAACCAGTAGGTCGTGGGTTCAAATCCCACCAGGCCCGCATACATTCGACAGATCATAAAACTTTTGGATGATCATGGCTAGAATCAAAAAACCGATAAAAAAGGATCAGTCTGGACAATTTATTATTGATGACAACTTATGTTTAAATTTTTAGTCCACACACATTTAAAATCTGAAGTCATTTTAAATGCAGTTTCTCTACAATAATATATTACGAGGTTAATAAACTATAAT
Above is a window of Candidatus Methylarchaceae archaeon HK02M2 DNA encoding:
- the dph5 gene encoding diphthine synthase — encoded protein: MIYFIGLGLNGVNGLPMRGLDLTKNVDTVYLDVYTSPIALDEINSLQSMINKKIVTVERNFIENGYEIINQAKEKDVVLMVPGDPMVATTHMDLRLRAEKSGIKTQVVHSSSIISALPGETGLHIYSFGKSVTLMRSGWTPISTVYEVVYENLLKGLHTVILLEYDRSIDFFLKPEDALQSLQTLEKDYEKGIFSHDTFIIVASRVGSQSQSLSGGKLGALIHQDYGDPPHVLLVPGKLHFTEVDALKTLLKIDGDSISDNSSRAPRLAVSMVTRYARSTMKALSKARDMGKAKGKKHLDDLFENVECYILDAERFLNMGKYELAILSTGYAEGLLDSLRFTKELEIEW